In Vigna radiata var. radiata cultivar VC1973A chromosome 3, Vradiata_ver6, whole genome shotgun sequence, the following proteins share a genomic window:
- the LOC106757377 gene encoding probable indole-3-pyruvate monooxygenase YUCCA8 — translation MENFFRLVDHEDFFSRRCIWVNGPIIVGAGPSGLATAACLREQGVPFMVLERADCIASLWQKRTYDRLKLHLPKQFCQLPKLPFPEDFPEYPTKKQFIEYLESYATHFQINPQFNECVQSARYDETSGLWRVKSVSSTGATRNEVEYICRWLVVATGENAECVMPDIEGLSDFKGEVIHACDYKSGESFRGKKVLVVGCGNSGMELSLDLCNHHASPSMVVRSSVHVLPREVFGKSTFEFAVMMLQWLPLWLVDKIILMLAWFVFGNVEKLGLKRPSTGPLELKNTKGKTPVLDLGALAKIRSGDIKVVPGVKRFNNGEAELVNGEKLDVDAVVLATGYRSNVPYWLQEGEFFSKNGFPKMPFPHGWKGNAGLYAVGFTKRGLSGASSDAVKIAQDIGKVWKDETKQKKQRTTACHRRCISQF, via the exons ATGGAGAACTTTTTTCGCCTAGTGGACCATGAAGACTTCTTCTCTCGTCGTTGCATTTGGGTGAACGGCCCTATAATCGTAGGGGCAGGTCCCTCAGGGCTTGCCACAGCAGCATGCCTTAGAGAACAAGGGGTGCCCTTCATGGTTCTCGAACGTGCAGATTGCATAGCTTCTCTGTGGCAGAAACGAACCTATGACAGACTCAAGCTTCACCTCCCTAAGCAATTCTGCCAGCTTCCCAAGCTCCCTTTCCCTGAAGACTTCCCCGAATACCCCACAAAGAAGCAGTTCATAGAGTACCTAGAGTCCTACGCCACCCACTTCCAGATCAACCCTCAGTTCAACGAGTGTGTTCAGTCCGCAAGGTACGACGAGACAAGCGGATTGTGGCGGGTGAAGAGCGTTTCCTCCACTGGCGCCACACGCAACGAGGTGGAGTACATTTGCAGGTGGCTCGTGGTGGCCACTGGGGAGAATGCCGAGTGTGTGATGCCGGATATTGAAGGGTTGAGTGACTTCAAAGGTGAGGTCATCCATGCTTGTGATTACAAGTCAGGGGAAAGCTTCAGGGGAAAAAAGGTCCTTGTTGTTGGCTGTGGCAATTCCGGCATGGAGCTCTCTCTTGATCTTTGCAACCACCATGCTTCTCCTTCCATGGTTGTTCGCAGCTCG GTTCACGTGTTGCCCAGAGAAGTATTTGGGAAATCAACGTTTGAATTTGCGGTTATGATGCTGCAATGGCTGCCCCTTTGGCTAGTTGACAAGATTATCTTGATGTTGGCATGGTTTGTTTTTGGGAACGTGGAGAAGTTGGGGCTGAAAAGGCCTTCGACAGGTCCTTTGGAGCTGAAGAACACAAAGGGAAAGACCCCGGTTTTGGATCTTGGTGCCTTGGCCAAGATTAGATCCGGTGATATAAAAGTGGTGCCAGGAGTCAAGAGGTTCAATAATGGAGAAGCTGAGCTTGTCAATGGTGAAAAGCTCGATGTCGATGCAGTGGTGCTGGCAACCGGTTACCGCAGTAACGTGCCTTATTGGCTTCAG GAAGGTGAATTTTTCTCAAAGAATGGATTCCCGAAGATGCCATTCCCTCACGGTTGGAAGGGAAATGCTGGACTTTATGCTGTGGGGTTCACGAAGAGAGGGCTCTCTGGTGCTTCTTCTGATGCTGTAAAAATCGCTCAAGATATTGGCAAAGTTTGGAAAGACGAGACTAAGCAAAAGAAACAGCGCACTACTGCATGTCATAGAAGATGCATTTCTCAGTTCTAA